DNA sequence from the Cupriavidus sp. WKF15 genome:
TGCATTCCCACACGACGCGTACACGCCAACCCATTTCGTCAAGCTGGGTTGACGAGCGGTAGTCGTTAGCCTTGTTTCGGGCGATTTTGGTGGTCCAATAATCGACGTTTGAAGACGGCGGTTTATAAAGTTTGCATTGCTCGTGACCGTGCCAGAAACAGCCGTGCACCTGAATAATGGCGCGATGTTTGGGGAAAACCAAGTCCGGCGTCCCAGGAAGCCGGCTATCGTGTAACCGATACCGCAAGCCCCTTGCAAACAAGCCCTTTCGAACTGAGAGCTCAGGCTTCGTATTCTTGCCTCTAATCCGACTCATCAGGGCGCTGCGGGTCTTCGCATCAATCCTGTCCATCCGCCGGACTCCAAGGTATCTCTTTCGTTTCAGACTTCGGGCGCGAGCGCCCCTACTTGCAAATTTTAGTTTACTGCTGGTCAGCCGCCCGTTTGTTTGCCAGGTCCATCTTGGGTGTCTAGCCGCCCTTGAGTCATGCGGCGTTCTCCAAAAAATCGTGCTGCAGCGCGGCCAACCAAGCTCGAAGCTCTTGCACGTAATCCGCCCACTGCGGCGAAAGGGAGGCAACCCCGACTATCTTTGACAAGCCTACCGCTCGGTCAATATTAAGCGTATCGATGATTTTCCCAACGAAGCTGTGCGTGTCATCGACGACTTGAATCGTGTTCGCTATCTGGGCGATTTCATTGACACTTTCATCTTCCTGCTTGGCTAGGTCTCTCACCATCCTGTGAATTTGCGCTTCAGGAGTCGCGGACAGTCCTGGTTGCGGGCAAAGTTTTCGTATCGCTCCGAGAATTTGCAGTCTCCGCGCCTGAGCGTCTGCTTCTGTTCCCGACAAAGCCTTATTCGCGCGCTCCAATTGCTCTTCGCGCGTAACGTACAAGTCGCCGTCCAACAAAAAAAGCTGATGTTCGAAATTGTGGTTGCCGCGCAATATAAGACCCGCTGCTAGGGTGAAGCAATTTGTCGCTGCACCATACGTGGTGACTGTTGTGATGCGCTTCATTTGCAACGCAAGGAGCTCATGCTCGACAATGGCGCGAGCCATTTCATCCTCGACAAATATCTCCAAAGGTCGGTGTTGATTTCCCGTCAGACGCTGCATGGCGTCAGGTTTTGTGTTGGAGAAACAGTACGTTTTACCGCCAACAGTATGAATATGTTTAACACTGATTAAATTGACGAGCTCCAGGACAGCTTCACGGTGCGTTGTAAAAACCACCTGCAGAAGTTTCTCTGATGCCCTCTCGAAGATGATATTCAACAGCACCTTCAATGCCGCAGTGTGAAGGAGCAAATCAATCTCGTCTATTATGATTAGCGCATATTTTGGCGCATTGAATATGACGGAAAGTATTTCAAGGACGCGCTGCTCTCCAGCGCCCATCGACAGGGACGAGTAACGGGTGCCAGCAAGTGCCAGGCCGTTATATCTCCGTCCGGAGTTTGCGCGATGGATATTCAGCTCTTCGTATGCGCGGTTGAATACCACGCCCATCTTAGCCATGATGAGCTTGGCGTCCTGATGAGGTGCGGTAGCGTAGCTGATTAACGATGTGGACGTTTCCTCTTCAATTTTTGGAACACAGGATTTAATTCCGATGAATGCTATGTGTCTTCGAGGCCTAGTCTCGTATCGAGGCACCCATCGGTCCGCAGCCTTCCGATAGAGGGTTCTCAGATTCTCGAAAACCACTTCCCCCTCTCTATAGGAATGCGTGAGAGTCAATGAACTACCCGCCCACGTCGAGTCAGTGGTCGGCGTAAAGAAGTCCCTAAATCTCCAATTTACCTGTGTGCTTTCTTCTAGCGGTTGATAGCAACAAGCCAAAGCATGCAGAATCGTTGATTTTCCGCAACCGTTCGGCCCGAGTATGGCGGTGAGGGGCTTTTCGTCGAAACGAATTTCTTCGAGCCCGGATATTCCTTTTAGCTTCCCTATTTCGAGCGAATGAGCGATATGCTGACTGGAGGGCATACGATTTCTTGACTAAAAATACACGTTCCGTACTCGTCGGGCCACCGACCTTTGAATGGTGTCCGCTTCTCGGGCTATGCGCGTTATTATGCCCGACTTGCATCGACCGGTCGGTGCGTTCACCGAGAGCAAAGGACTCTAGTTGACGCAACACCCATCCGCGGAGGGGGTAGACCGCAAGTGAGCATAAGGTAGTGACTATGCTCGCTTTTCTGTAGGCATACGTATATCACTCATCGCGCAAACTGCAAATCAGCGAGGTCAGACGGATTTTCCCTGTGGCCGCGACGGACAGCGAGTACTGCAGATGGAATCCCGCAAGCGCAACGGGAAAATCCAAGCGGTTGCCCATCCAGCTTGAAAATTCCTCCCACATTGACTACGGTAATTCGGCGTCGGTGCAATGCCGTCGTGCTGTTTCGAGAATGAACCTGTCTTCGCAGTTATGACCCGCCCGCGCGGTCAAGCCCCCTTTTTGTGAGAGGGTATGACGCGGGAGGGGCGATGAGACGGGTCATCTTTTCCAGGATGCGGCCGGCTGGAGGCCGGTGGAACGTGGGCGGGAGTGGCTGTGCCTGCCGTCCGGTAATAGGCGCGAGCCCTGGTTGCTATGAGCAGTGGGGTGCTCCCGGCGACACGTCGCGGCAATCTGGCCGGCGTGCCGAGTTCCCCCCTGTCCGTCATCATCGTAAGCCTCGTTTCCCCAGCCTTGCAGACCCGGTGGCCTGCGACGCCATCCCCCAGTTCGACGCGTATCGTCTCGAGCGCCCCTTGGCCTTGTTGCGCCTGCCTGCGCCGCCACGCCACGGTGTAACGCTGGCGTTACACGCGCGTAACGCGAAAATAAATTTCAGTCGAACAAGGCCCCTCGAATCAAGCATTATTCGCAATTTTGCCCGTAACACCAGCGAAAACAACCCTATTTTTTCTGAAAATGCGTCCGTAAGCTATGCGGTTGATAGTTCGTTTGACCGCATGATGCTGAACCGGAACCGCACGACAGATTTCCCGCACTGGCCCACCTTTTTTGGAGTCCTTACCCTCGTCCGAACGCGCAGCCAGAGCGCTTTGCAACCGCGCGGTGGACAGGTGAGTGCATTATGAGCCGTACGCCCGCACCTTATGGTCGTCGCGGCCGCCAGAGCGCAGGCAACACCGGCATCCGTCCCACAGCGTCGACGTATGGGAAGGCAAAGGTCGGTACGTACAGCGAGAAGGCGAGCGGTCATCTCAACGTCGAGTCCGATGCCGAGCGATTCGTTGCGCATCTGCTGGCGATTGACCCACGCGTCAGGGCGTTCCAGCCGCAGCCGTTTTGTGTCGACCTAATTGACCAGCGCATGCTGTTCACGAAAGACGCTATGCGCGAAGCCTGGCACAAGCATCACGATGTCCAAGGCCCGAAGTTCTACACGGCCGACTTCAAAATCGATTGGCTCGACGGGCTACGTCACGCCGTCGAGGTCAAAGCTGAAGGCTTCGAGGGAGACGACGTCTATTGGGACAAGGTCGCGCGCGCCCGGCCAATTCTGGATGCCAATGGCTATCCCCTGCGCACCCTGGTCCTCCCGGCGAACACCGCTCATCCTATCCGGATGAATGCGCGGGCGCTCAAGCAGGCGACGCATCAAGTCCCCACCTACCTGACGGACGAACTCGCCGAACGCGTTACGCGCCGCTGTGCAGACGGGCCTGTCACGGTGCGCACGTTGTGCTCGGACCTTGAGCTTCTGCCTGGTGTGATTCCGGTCTTGCTGGTCAGCGGCGTCCTCGGGGGCAACCTTGCTCATCACACCATCTGCGGCACGCTCGAACTGTCTCTCGCGTATGGGGACCTGAGCCATCTCTGTCTACTTGAAGGAGTGGAGAAATGAACCGCAGCCTGCTTCTCCACGACCGGCTTGCTCCGCCCAGGAATCACGATGCCTACCTGGAGGTGCTAGACCCTCACCCGCACGCTGGATGCATCAAGGTATTCGATGCCGAGAAGCGCGCGGACAGGTACATCGAGATAGCGAGCATTCTTGCCGACATCCACGCTGGCAAGCTGACTGTGCTTCGCGCGGGCAAACCTCGCTTCAGTCATGCAGCGCAACCTGACGACCAGGAACTGCATGAGCGCAGTCGCTTCGTCCGTACGGTCATGAGGCGCATTCGGGAAATGCAGAAGCGGCAAGGCGTCAGCTTTCTGGAGGCGTATCGCCGCGTTGCAGACGAGTACCGCCAGGAGGCAACGCCGGAGTCGCCGCCATTCCCCCCTCAGTCGACGATGTACCGGTATCGAAAGTGCGAGATGGCCGGTCTGCCGGCTCTCCGCGGGAACAAAAACAAGGGTAATCGCTCACCACGGTATCCGCAGGAGGTCATCAATATCATTTGCATGATTGCCGACCAGCATTACCTGGTGCCCCACTCGCGGTGGTCATTGAAGATGGTCATCGAGGAAGTGAATCGCCAGGTGCGCGGCACCTTCCTCCCGTTGACCTGCCGGCCAATAAGCAAAAAGTACGTCAAGAACACCATCTTGCGCTATGAAAGCGCCGACCCCGAACACGACCGCATGCTTCCGACGGACGCCGTGGCCGGGAAGTCGCTCGCGAAGAAGCGCATTCGCGTCGAGGCACCATTCGAGCGCGTCGAACAGGATGCTCTGCATCTGCCGTTTGTTGTCCAGACACCAAGCGGCGTGACCAGCCTGGTCTACCTGGTGCATGCCATCGACTGCTGCACAAGCTATCCACTTGGCTGGCGCCTGGTTGTAGGAGCTCCCACCGATACCGATTCGCTCGCATGCGTGGAGATGTACATGGCCCCCCTCAAGAAGAAGCGCTTCGAGGAACTGGGCATCGACCATGCCATGAACATCTGTGGAACACCTGGGCAGCTTATCTTCGATAACGGTGCCGAAGCCAAAGGCGGACGCATCCAGAACCTGGAGCGGCTCGGCGTTGACGTCAAGCACTGTCGGGCCAGGGCCGGACAGGAAAAGCCCTTCATCGAACGTCTGAATCGCTCACTCAAGGAGGCCTTGGAGGGGCTAGCAGGCTGCACGCGTGTGGACGGCAAAGACGGGCAGCGCGACCCGATTGCGCTGGGCGACAAGCTCCCGACACTGGAGGAGCTTGAGCGTTGGATTGTCCGTTGGTACTACGAAAAGTGGATTCACAAGCCGCTCGAGCGTTTGCAGTGGGATGTGGTCCTCACGGATTCACTCAAGGGGGACACTCCGGTCGAGCGCTGGCAGCACTTCGAGGCGTCCTGTTTCGCGATTTCTCTTCCGCCATCACGGGCGGAATGGCTAGCGGCGCTTTACGAGAGCACGGAGCGCAGCGTGAGCCGAAAGACCGGCGTCACCGTAGACGGGCTGCACTACAAGAACGACGAGATTGAGGCTCTGATTAAGAAATATGGCGAACAGAGGCAGCTACGTGTGTTGTTCAACCCAGATGATTTCAGACATGTCTATGTCCATGAGGGCGATGATTTTCCGCTCGTCACGCTGCCGCACGAGCACCTGAGGCCCGAGACGCCAGCGTGGTCGTTCAACGAGGCGAAGGAACGGCTCAAGAATCAGAAGTCCAGCGCCAAACGAGCACCCCAAGCCGAGAAATTTGACCAGGACATGCACGAGCAAGTTGTCGCGGACTCTCTTGCACCGAAGCGCAAGAAGCCGAGCAAGTATGAGCGAAACCGCGAAACCGCGCGTCGAGACAGGGAGACACGAGCCGTCACGCGCGCATCCAGGCAACCGGGCCCACTGCCTCCGCCACCGGCGTGCAGACCAAAAAAGGTTTCAG
Encoded proteins:
- a CDS encoding very short patch repair endonuclease, yielding MDRIDAKTRSALMSRIRGKNTKPELSVRKGLFARGLRYRLHDSRLPGTPDLVFPKHRAIIQVHGCFWHGHEQCKLYKPPSSNVDYWTTKIARNKANDYRSSTQLDEMGWRVRVVWECSIRGQSADRLEAFYDELADWVRHG
- a CDS encoding AAA family ATPase, with amino-acid sequence MPSSQHIAHSLEIGKLKGISGLEEIRFDEKPLTAILGPNGCGKSTILHALACCYQPLEESTQVNWRFRDFFTPTTDSTWAGSSLTLTHSYREGEVVFENLRTLYRKAADRWVPRYETRPRRHIAFIGIKSCVPKIEEETSTSLISYATAPHQDAKLIMAKMGVVFNRAYEELNIHRANSGRRYNGLALAGTRYSSLSMGAGEQRVLEILSVIFNAPKYALIIIDEIDLLLHTAALKVLLNIIFERASEKLLQVVFTTHREAVLELVNLISVKHIHTVGGKTYCFSNTKPDAMQRLTGNQHRPLEIFVEDEMARAIVEHELLALQMKRITTVTTYGAATNCFTLAAGLILRGNHNFEHQLFLLDGDLYVTREEQLERANKALSGTEADAQARRLQILGAIRKLCPQPGLSATPEAQIHRMVRDLAKQEDESVNEIAQIANTIQVVDDTHSFVGKIIDTLNIDRAVGLSKIVGVASLSPQWADYVQELRAWLAALQHDFLENAA
- a CDS encoding Mu transposase C-terminal domain-containing protein, which produces MNRSLLLHDRLAPPRNHDAYLEVLDPHPHAGCIKVFDAEKRADRYIEIASILADIHAGKLTVLRAGKPRFSHAAQPDDQELHERSRFVRTVMRRIREMQKRQGVSFLEAYRRVADEYRQEATPESPPFPPQSTMYRYRKCEMAGLPALRGNKNKGNRSPRYPQEVINIICMIADQHYLVPHSRWSLKMVIEEVNRQVRGTFLPLTCRPISKKYVKNTILRYESADPEHDRMLPTDAVAGKSLAKKRIRVEAPFERVEQDALHLPFVVQTPSGVTSLVYLVHAIDCCTSYPLGWRLVVGAPTDTDSLACVEMYMAPLKKKRFEELGIDHAMNICGTPGQLIFDNGAEAKGGRIQNLERLGVDVKHCRARAGQEKPFIERLNRSLKEALEGLAGCTRVDGKDGQRDPIALGDKLPTLEELERWIVRWYYEKWIHKPLERLQWDVVLTDSLKGDTPVERWQHFEASCFAISLPPSRAEWLAALYESTERSVSRKTGVTVDGLHYKNDEIEALIKKYGEQRQLRVLFNPDDFRHVYVHEGDDFPLVTLPHEHLRPETPAWSFNEAKERLKNQKSSAKRAPQAEKFDQDMHEQVVADSLAPKRKKPSKYERNRETARRDRETRAVTRASRQPGPLPPPPACRPKKVSEEASAAAQPFGSIFDDAALLPVLDRATGDELI